From the genome of Acidihalobacter aeolianus:
TTCCTGACTGAGTTCGGCAACAACGCCATGACCCACTTTGCTGGGGATCATCCGGTGGTGTCCGACGCCTTCGTGACCTGGAATGTGGACCCTCAGCTGGTGCGTTTCTCGCTGGGGCTGCAGAAGGTGCCGGGTGGCTGGGAGTCGCGCGTGGGCATCCCGGTACTCCCGTTCGTGAACTACACCACGGCGACCCTGCAGAACACGCTGGAGCGGTTCATCAGCCCGAGCACGGCAGTGACCTCGGCAGGTAACGGCGGCTATCAATTCATCCCATCCAGCAGCAATGTTACCGGCTTCGGATCGTTTCGCGATGTCGGTCTTAAGGTGTTCAACTGGTTCGACCGTGGTCCCTGGGAGTATGCCTATGCCTTCATGGTAGGCAATGGCGGGCCGATCACCTCGACCAACAACAACAACGGCATGGACACCTACGGCATGCTGCGTGCCAGCTATGTGTTTAGCGGCAAGGGCCCTTACCGTAACGATGCCGGCGTATGGGTGTGGTTCCACAACGGCCAGCGCAAGATCGATCAGATCGGTACCTACAAGCTCAACCGTTGGGGTTTCGGTGGTGAATACGGGCGGCATCAGCGCCAGGCGGGCGGTTACATCATGCACGCCGGCTATATGCAGGCGAGCGGCTGGATTCTTGCGCCGGCGCCGTTCCAGTACGACGCGTCCGTAGCCAGCCAGTACACCGGCCCGGCCCTGGGTGGATACAACAACCTGACCCAGTGGACCATCTATCCCGGCAGCGACAACAAGGCCTGGGGTGCGTACATCCAGGGCGGCTACTACGTCACCCACAACATCCAGTTGCAACTGCGCTACGACCAGTACAACCGCCTGACCAACAACGCGGCGTTGGAGCGTGACTTCAAGACCTGGACGGTGGGTGCGCAGTACTTCCTGACGCCGGGTACCCGCCTTAGTCTGAACTATGCGATCCAGAAACTGGATGTGCCGCACCCGGGCGCGATCACGAATCCGGTGCAGCGCAACAATGCTCAGCAGATCGCCAACTCGATGGGTAACCGCCTCGATCTCGAACTGACGGCGGTGTTCTAAAAAGATTTCATCGCAACCGTACATTCTCCGGTGCGGTAATAACCGCCTTTGCCCCGGCCGTTGGCCGGGGCTTTTTTGTTTTGTCACAGCGGACTGCATGAGCGGGCTTGTCATTGCCGCGGTGGCTTCGTAGTCTCCCAGGATGTCGACGACTCATCCATTAGCGGACGCTCTGCCGCCGTCGCTACGCGATGCGTTCGGACGGCAATGGGCCCGCTATCTCGAACGCCTGCCTCAAGCTGCGAATCCGCCCGCCGGACTACCCGAATCCCTGCCGCGCGTATGGGCGCTGAGCGATTTCGTCGCCGACAGCTGCATCCAGTCTCCGGGTCTGCTCGATCGTCTGCTGACGTCCGGCGGGCTAGAGCGACGTTATGCCGCGAACGAGATGCGCGAGCGTGTCAGGGACGCCCTCGCCGGGGCAACGGACGAGGCGGACTTCATGGCGGGCATCCGGCGCTGCCGGCGCCTCGAGATGACGCGCATCGCCTGGCGGGATCTCTCCGGCCTGGCCGATCTCGATGAGAATCTGGACGACCTCTCCATGCTGGCCGATGCCTTGCTCGAGGCTGCTTTGCAGTTCGCCGAGGCGAGCCTGGAGCCGCGCTTCGGGCGGCCGGGCGACGGGCAGCGTCTGATCGTCTTCGCACTGGGCAAGCTGGGCGGAGGCGAACTCAATTTCTCCTCCGATGTAGACCTCATCTTCGCGTATGCCGGGCCCGGGACGACCGACGGCCGCCAGCCCATCGACCACCAGGACTATTTCACCCGTCTCGCCCGGCTCCTGATCCGCTATTTCGCCGAGATCACCGCAGACGGCCAGGTCTGGCGTGTGGACATGCGCCTGCGCCCCTTCGGCGACGACGGGCCGCTGGTCGCGCATGCCGCGTCCATGGAGCACTACTACGCCGCGCACGGGCGCGAGTGGGAGCGTTATGCCTGGATCAAGGCGCGTGTTGTGGCCGGCGACCATGCGGCCGGCGCGCGACTGCTCGCCACCCTGCGTCCCTTCGTCTACCGGCGTTACCTCGACTACGGCGTGTTCGAGTCGCTGCGCGAGATGAAGGCGATGATCAACCGCGAATCGGAAAAGCGCAGCGGCGGGCTGGATCTCAAGCGCTCGCCGGGCGGCATTCGCGAGGTCGAGTTCATCGGTCAGGCCTACCAGCTGATCCGCGCCGGGCGCGACACCTTCCTGCAGCACCGCAGCCTGCGCGAGGTGCTGGCGCGGCTGAAGCAGCGCGGTCTGCTGCCTGCCTGGGCGGAGCGCGAGCTGCAACTGGCCTACAGCTTTCTGCGCCATGCCGAGAACCGCCTGCAGATGCAGGCCGACCAGCAGACCCACCGCCTGCCGGATGAGGCGCTGGCACGCCTGCGCCTCGCCGTGGCCATGGGATATCGAGACTGGGAGGCCTTCCGCACGGCGCTGGATGGGCAGATGCGCCGTGTGCACGAGCACTTCGAGCGCATCTTTTCCACGCCGCAGACCGGGCGGACGGAAGGGATGGATGGCCTGTTGCGCGCCTGGCGCGATGCCGACGGCGATGCCCTGCGGGAGCGCCTTGCGGAGTCCGGATACGACGAACCGGAGGCCGCGGCCACGGAGCTTGCCGCATTGGCCAAGTCGCCGACCACGCGCACGCTCACCGAGACCGCACGCCAGCGCCTGGACCAGCTGATTCCTCTGCTGGCACAGGCCGCGGCGGGACAGGAAGCGCCCGCGCAGACGCTGACGCGGGCGCTCGGCGTAGTGCAGGCCATGGCCGGTCGGTCGGTGTACCTGTCGCTGCTGGTGGAAAGTCCGCTCGCGTTGTCTCAGCTCGTCCGATTGTGCGCGGCCAGCCCGTGGATCGCGCAGCAGCTGGCGAAGATGCCGCTGTTGCTCGACGAACTGCTCGATCCGCGCAGTCTTTACGCGCCGCCCGACCGCGAGGGACTGGCCCGCGAGCTCGAGGTCGCGCTGGCCGAGGTGGCGGACGACGATGTCGAACTGCTGATGGACCGGCTGCGCCAGTTCAAGGCGGCGCAGGTGCTCAAAGTGGCTGCCGCCGACGTCACCGGCACGCTGCCGCTGATGCGGGTGAGCGACCAGCTGACCTGGATCGCCGAGGCAATCCTGGATCGCGTTCTTGCGGCGGCGCGCCGCCAGCTCTCGGCCCGGCACGGTCCGCCGTGGCTCGCGGCGGAGGGTCGCGAGGCCGGGTTCGGCATCGTGGCCTACGGCAAGCTCGGCGGCATCGAGCTGGGCTACGGCTCGGATCTCGACGTGGTCTTTCTCTATGAGTCAGGTTCGGGCGAACAGCTTACCCGCGGCGCGAAACCCATCGACAACCCGGTGTACTTCGCCCGTCTGGCGCAGCGCGTGATCCATCTGCTGACTACCCTCACGTCCGCCGGCGCCCTGTACGAGATCGACATGCGCCTGCGCCCGGACGGTGCCGCAGGGCTGCTGGTCAGCTCGCTCGACGCCTTTGCCGTGTACCAGCGCGGGCAGGCCTGGGTGTGGGAGCATCAGGCGCTGGTGCGCGCGCGTTTCATCGCCGGTGCGCCGGCGGTCGGCGAGCGTTTCGCCGAGGTGCGCGGGGAGATTCTGTGCCGCCCGCGCGAGCGCGGGGACCTGCGCCGCGAGGTGCGCGAGATGCGCGAACGCATGTGGCAGGCGCTGGGCAGCCGCGACGCCGCGCTGTTCGACCTGAAAAAGGACCCCGGCGGTATCGCGGATATTGAATTTCTGGTGCAATATAACGTGCTCTTGCACGCGCCTGCCCACCCGGTGCTGATCCGTTACACGGACAACATCCGGCTTCTGGCGGTGCTGGCCGAGGCGGGGATCATGGATTCGGCCACGACCGCGCTGCTCACGGACGCCTACAAGGCCTACCGCGATCGCACGCATGCCCTGACGCTACAGGCGCAAGCCGCCGTAGTCGCGGTGGGCGAGTTCGCCGATCTGCGGGCCGGGGTGAAACGCATCTGGGCTGCGTTGCTGGGCAAGGATGAGGATGGGGCGTCGTCCGCCTGACGGCGGCGCCGAACGACGAGTGACGACACACAGGAGAATGAAGATGACGATGGCCGACCGCGACGGTCTGATCTGGCTCGACGGCGAGATGGTCCCCTGGCGCGAGGCCAAGGTGCACGTGCTCACCCATACCCTGCATTACGGCATGGGCGTGTTCGAGGGCGTACGCGCCTACCGCACCGAGCGCGGGCCGGCGATCTTCCGTCTTGAGGATCACACCCGTCGCCTGTTCAACTCGGCCAAGATCCTGGGCATGGAGATTCCCTTCAGCCACGAGGACATCTCGCGCGCGCAGCTCGACGTCATCCGCGAGAACAAGCTGGAAAGCGCCTACATCCGTCCGATGTGTTTCTACGGCTCGGAGAGCATGGGGCTGCACGCCGAGAACCTGCAGGTGCACTGCATGGTCGCGGCCTGGCCCTGGGGCAGCTATCTCGGGCAGGATGGCCTCGAGCGCGGTATCCGCGTGAAGGTCTCCTCGTTCAGCCGCCACCACATCAACGTCACCATGTGCCGCGCCAAGTCCAACGGCAGTTACATGAATTCCATGCTGGCGGTGAAGGACGCTACCGCCTGCGGCTACGACGAGGCCCTGCTGCTCGATACCGAGGGCTACGTGGCCGAGGGCAGCGGCGAAAACGTGTTCATCGTGCACGACGGTACCCTCTACACCCCGGACCTGACCTCCGCACTGGACGGCATCACCCGCCGCACCATCTTCGCCTTCGCGGAATCCTTCGGCATCCCGGTGCGCGAGAAGCGCATCACCCGCGACGAGGTCTACATCGCGGACGAGGCCTTCTTCACCGGCACAGCCGCCGAGGTCACGCCGATCCGCGAGGTGGACGGCCGCCCCATCGGCAGCGGCTCGCGCGGGCCGATCACCGAACGCCTGCAGAAGCAGTACTTCGATGTGGTGCAGGGGCGCGACGCACGCTACGATCACTGGCTCAGCCACGTCTGAGACGGACGCCAACGACAGGGGCCATAAGAAGATGCCGAATCCGCATACCGCCGACCACCAGGGCGAGTTTCGCCAGCCGAACGCGGCACGCGCCGTCACGGTGACCGCTGCCGACCTGCCACTGCATTGCCCGATGCCCGGCAGCGCGTTGTGGAGTTCCCACCCGCGCGTCTATCTGCCGATCGACGAGATGCCGCCCGGTCCCGACGGCCTGCGGCATGCGCATTGTCCGTACTGCGGGACCGAGTACGCCTACAAGGCGGACTGATGTTCCGGCAGCAGCATGGATGAGGCGGGCAGCGCACCGCGGCGATGCCTGATCGTCGGCCCGTCCTGGGTCGGCGACATGATCATGGCGCAGAGCCTGTTCAAGCTGCTCGCCGCGCGCCATCCGGAGATGACGATCGACGTGCTCGCGCCGGCCTGGAGCGAGCCGTTGCTCGCACGCATGCCCGAGGTGCGGCGCGCGGTCGCGCAGCCCGTCGGGCATGGCCGCCTGGCGCTCGGCGAGCGCTACCGTCTCGGCCGCAGCCTGCGCGCCGAGGGTTACGACTGGGCGGTGGTCCTGCCCAACAGTCTCAAGTCCGCACTGATCCCCTGGTTCGCCGGTATCCCGCGCCGTACCGGCTTCGTCGGCGAATTCCGCTACGGGCTGCTCAACGACGCGCGTCGGCTGGACAAATCGGCCCTGCCGCGTACCGTGCAGCGTTTTGCCGCGCTGGCCGTGCCGCCGCGGGCGCCGGTGGTGCTGGAGCAACTGCCTCTGCCGCGGCTGAGCGTCGATGCGGAGTCGGGTGAAGCTGCTGCGCAGCGTCTCGGACTCGAGACCGGACAGCCGGTGCTCGGCCTGTGCCCCGGCGCCGAGTACGGGCCGGCCAAACGCTGGCCGGCAGAATACTTCGCCGCCGTGGCGCGACATTACCGCACGCTCGGTTGGCAGTCGTGGGTGTTCGGTTCGGAACGCGATCGCGAGATCGCCGAGGCCGTTTGCCGCGATGCCGGGCCGGGCTGCGTGAACCTCGCCGGGCGCACCACGCTGACCGAGGCGACGGACCTGATGGCGCGTTGCCGGGCGGTGGTCAGCAACGATTCCGGCCTGATGCATCTGGCAGCGGCTCTGCAACGTCCGCTGGTCGCCGTGTACGGCTCCTCCGATCCGGGTTTCACCCCGCCGCTGGCCGCGGCGGGCGCCGTGCGCATCGAACGGCTCGGCCTCGCCTGCAGCCCCTGCTTCGAGCGCGAATGTCCGCTCGGACATCTTGAATGTCTGCGCGGATTGCACCCGGAAAGGGTGGTGCGCGCGCTGGCTAGGCTGGCCGGCTGATGCGCGTACTGCTCGTCAAGCTGTCCTCGCTGGGCGACGTGATCCATACCTTGCCGGCGCTGACCGACGCCTACCGCGCGCTGCCGGACGTCGCTTTCGACTGGGTGGTGGAGGAGAACTTCGCCGAGATCCCCGCCTGGCACCCGGCCGTGGATCGCATCATTCCCGCCGCCCTGCGTCGCTGGCGGCGCAATTGGCGCGGCACGGGCGTGGAGCGTCGGGTGTTCCGCGCCTGGCTGCGCGAACGCGAATACGACCGCGTGATCGACGCCCAGGGCCTGATCAAGAGCGCCTGGGTGGCGCGGCTCGCACGCGGCCCGCGCTGGGGGCTGGATCGCGCCTCGGCGCGCGAACCGCTGGCCGCCTGGGCCTACGCGCATCGCGTGCGCGTGTCCCGCGACCAGCATGCCGTCGTGCGCACGCGTCTGCTGCTGGCCGCTGCGCTGGGTTACTCGCCCCCGGACAGCCCCGCGTCCTACGGCCTGCAGCGCGACCGCCTGCCGGCGCCACCCGTGCCGCCCGGCGGCCTGCTGTTTCTGCACGGCACCACCTGGCCGAGCAAGCACTGGCCCGAGACCTATTGGCGCGAACTGACGGCCATGGCCGCAGCCGCCGGGCATCGCATCCTGCTGCCCTGGGGCAGCGAGGCCGAGCGCGCGCGTGCCGAGTCCATGGCCGCGGCGGGCGGCGATGCGGCCACGGTACTCCCGCGTTGCGGTCTGGGCGATCTGGCCGCGCTGATCGGCGCTTCGCGCGCGGTCGTAGGGGTCGACACCGGGCTGGCGCACCTGGCTGCGGCGTTGGGTACGCCCTCGGTGACCCTGTACGGCGCGACCCGTGCCGACCGCACCGGCACCTTCGGCGAGTGGCAGGTGCATCTGGCCGCGGATTTCCCCTGTTCGCCCTGCCTCGCGCGGGAGTGCCGTTATCGCGGCGAGGCCGCGGTGCAGCCGGCCTGCTACGCGACGCTCGGGCCCGAGCGCGTGTGGCGCGAACTGGGCGCGCTGCTTGCGGTCGATTCGCAGGAGGCGGCGCATGGCGCGTGAACCGCTGTCCGCGGTCATCATCACCCACAACGAGGCCGCGCGTATCGGTGCCTGCCTCGACTGCCTCGACTTCGCCGACGAAATCCTGATCGTCGATTCCGGCAGCACCGACGGCACCCTGGCCATCGCCGAGGGCCGCGGCATCCGCGTGGTACATCACGACTGGGCCGGCTTCGGCCCGCAGAAGCGTTTTGCCGTGGATCAGGCCATGCACGACTGGGTGTTGTGCGTGGATGCCGACGAACGCGTTTCCGAGGCTCTGCGCGCGAGCATCGAGGAGGCGGTGACCGAACCCAAGGCGATGGTCTGCCGCATTGCCCGGCGCAACCGCTTCATGGGGCGCTGGTTGCGCCACGGCGAAGGCTATCCGGACTACGTCATCCGCCTGTTTCACCGCGATCACGCCGAGTGGAGCGAGGACGCAGTGCACGAAACCGTGCTCACCGACGATCCCGTCATCACCCTCGCGGGCGATCTGCTGCACGAATCCGAGTACGGGGTCGCCGAATACGCGGCCAAGCAGGCACGCTACGCCCACTTGCAGGCCGAACGGGTGCGCGCCGCGGGCGGCGGCTCCTCCTGGGTGCGCGCGGTCGTCAGTCCTGGGCTGCGCTTCGTCAAGTTCTACGTGATCAGGCTAGGCTTCCTCGACGGTCTCCCCGGTCTCGCGCACATTCTGCTAGGCTGCTTCGCCTCGTTTCTCAAGCACCTCGATCTGGTGGCCGGCCGGCGGCACGGCACCGACTAGGAATCGTCATGTCAGATATAGCTATGCCCACCCTCGACGTGCCGACCCGCCCGCGCATCCTGGTCATCCGCCGCGACAACATCGGTGATCTGGTCTGCACCCTGCCGATGATCACCGCCCTGCGATGCCGCTACCCGGAGGCGCACATCGCCGCGCTGGTCAACAGCTACAACCGCGACGTGCTGGCCGGTCACCCCGACCTCGACGCGGTCTACGCCTACACCAAGGCCAAGCATCGCGAGGACGGCGAGAGCGTTGCGGGGGTGTACTGGCGGCGCATCAAGCTCACCCTGCACCTGCGCCGCGAGCGTTTCGACTATGCCGTTCTCGGCGGCGCGAATTTCCTGCCGCGAGCGCTGCGTCTGGCGCGTCCGCTGGGTGCGCGCCACATCGTCGGTTTCACCGCGCCCGACCGGCGCGGCGCGGGCGCCATCGACACGCCGGTCCCCTACGGCAGCGGCGCGGGCCTGCACGAGGTCGAGGACATCTTCCGCCTGCTCGCGCCTCTCGGCATCAAGGGGCCGCCGCCGGCCGCCCGGCTCGCGCCCGATGCGGTTCTTGCCGACGCGATCCGCGCGGGCCTGCCCGCCGCGGCAGCCGGCAAGCCGCTGGTCGGGCTGCACGTCAGCGCACGCAAGCCCTCCAACCGCTGGCCGGTGGAGCGCTTCGTCGAACTCGCACGGCGCCTGCACGAGGCACACGACGCGCACTTCCTGCTGTTCTGGTCACCGGGTGCGCCGGACGACCGTTTCCATCCCGGCGACGACGACAAAGCGGGCCGTCTTGCCGCCGCACTGGGCCCGGATCTGCTTACCCCCTGCCGCACCGAGCGACTCGCCGAGTTGATCGCGGGGCTTTCGCTGTGCGACCGCGTGATCTGCAGCGACGGCGGCGCGATGCACATCGCCGCGGCGCTGGAGCGGCCCATCGTCTGCCTGTTCGGCGCCACCGATCCGGTGCGCTGGCATCCCTGGGCCACGGATTACCGCCTGCTGCAGACGCCGGCCCGCGACGTCAGCGATGTCGATGTCGATGCGGTGCTAGCGGCCTACGCGGAACTGCGCCCGCTGCCGGCCGTCGGCTGAATCGCGTACTCGCCATGCGGATCTTGCTGATCACCAACGAGCGCAGCCAGCGCAACGGCTGGGCCACCGTCGCCCTGGAGCTTGCGGTGCGGCTGGGCGAACGGCACCAGGTCACGGTGCTGTCGGAGCGGGGCGATGCTGCCAACCCGGGCCTCGATCTGATCGCCTCCAACGGCTACAAGACCCCGCGTGCGCTGCGCCGCGATACCGGCGACATCGTACGCCGCCTGTCAGGCGAGCGTTTCGACACGATCATCTGTGCAATCGAACCGCACCTGCCGCTCGCCGCCCGACTCAAGCATCGCCTCGGCATCCCGCACCTGGTGCTGATCGGGCAGGGGACCTACATCTACTACCCCTTCATCCGTGGACGCTGGCGCTGGTTCAACCGCCGCGCCGCGCGTGCGGTGGACATGCTGGTTGTGCCCAGCAGGTTCACCGCCGACAAGGCGCGCGCCTGGTATCGCGGACCGCTGGAGATCGTCCCCTGGGGGGTGAATGCCGAGGCCTATCGGCCGCTCCCCGGTATCGACAAGGAACGCGCCTTTCTGTTCGTTGGGGCGCAGAAACCGCGCAAGGGCGTGGACGATCTGCTCGCCGGCTTTGCGCGGCTGGTTGCCGAATACCCCGACACGCGTCTGTATCTCGTCGGCAGTCCCAGCGACCGCTACGACCGGCGCATGGCCGAACTCGGCATCGAGGCCAATGTGGTCAAGACCGGCGTGGTCGATCATGAACAGCTGCTCGGTTACTACGCCCGCTGCCTGTGCCACGTGTTGCCCTCGGTCAACACGCACGATGCCTTCGAGGGTTACGGTCTGGTGCATCTCGAGGCCAATGCCTGCGGTATTCCTTCCATCGGTTCGCGCGGCACGGCGAACGAGGAGATCATCGTCGACGGCGTCAGCGGTCTGCTGTGCGAGCCGCACGACCCGGAGTCGGTATACCGCTGTCTGCGCCGCATCGTTGCCGACGAATCGGCGACGCGAGCGATGTTCGCATCCTCGCTCGCACACGCCCGCAGGTTCACCTGGGAACGGGTGATCGAGGCCTTCGAGGAACGCGTGCTGCCGGCTGGGCGCTAGCCCGGCGCGCGCAGAAAGGCGACGAGATCCTGCGCCATCCGCGCATAGTCGCGCTGCGCGCGTACCGCCTCCCGCCCGCGTTCGCCCATCGCGTCCAACGGATCGCGACCGAGGGTCAGCACGCGTTCCACGCCCGCGGCGATGCACGCTTCGTCGAAGGGGCAGTACAGGGCAGTCTCCTCGTCGAACACCGCGCGGTAGTCCGGCAGCTCCGAGAGCAGGGCGGGGATGCCTGCGGCGTAGTATTCGAAGGTCTTGGTCGGCGACGAACCGAGGTAAAGGCGCAGCGGCGGGATCAGGCCGAGGCCCATGTCTGCCTCGGCAAGGCGGCGCAGCAGCTCGTCGCGCGGTACCGGCGGGTGATAAACGAAGCGCGGATCGTTCGGCAGGCCGAGGCGTTTCCGCCCGGC
Proteins encoded in this window:
- a CDS encoding porin family protein encodes the protein MKNDSKAGFKKGVLAAAVAALAGMSVQSAEAANWLQLYNTSPPGVAKPVKVWGFIQPDYATTSGNTVSGLQGPPSVRAFDGAVPNFNLIGPNLSSTNTFNLLRGRIGVRGTLSPLDNKLDYFFLTEFGNNAMTHFAGDHPVVSDAFVTWNVDPQLVRFSLGLQKVPGGWESRVGIPVLPFVNYTTATLQNTLERFISPSTAVTSAGNGGYQFIPSSSNVTGFGSFRDVGLKVFNWFDRGPWEYAYAFMVGNGGPITSTNNNNGMDTYGMLRASYVFSGKGPYRNDAGVWVWFHNGQRKIDQIGTYKLNRWGFGGEYGRHQRQAGGYIMHAGYMQASGWILAPAPFQYDASVASQYTGPALGGYNNLTQWTIYPGSDNKAWGAYIQGGYYVTHNIQLQLRYDQYNRLTNNAALERDFKTWTVGAQYFLTPGTRLSLNYAIQKLDVPHPGAITNPVQRNNAQQIANSMGNRLDLELTAVF
- the glnE gene encoding bifunctional [glutamate--ammonia ligase]-adenylyl-L-tyrosine phosphorylase/[glutamate--ammonia-ligase] adenylyltransferase, with the translated sequence MSTTHPLADALPPSLRDAFGRQWARYLERLPQAANPPAGLPESLPRVWALSDFVADSCIQSPGLLDRLLTSGGLERRYAANEMRERVRDALAGATDEADFMAGIRRCRRLEMTRIAWRDLSGLADLDENLDDLSMLADALLEAALQFAEASLEPRFGRPGDGQRLIVFALGKLGGGELNFSSDVDLIFAYAGPGTTDGRQPIDHQDYFTRLARLLIRYFAEITADGQVWRVDMRLRPFGDDGPLVAHAASMEHYYAAHGREWERYAWIKARVVAGDHAAGARLLATLRPFVYRRYLDYGVFESLREMKAMINRESEKRSGGLDLKRSPGGIREVEFIGQAYQLIRAGRDTFLQHRSLREVLARLKQRGLLPAWAERELQLAYSFLRHAENRLQMQADQQTHRLPDEALARLRLAVAMGYRDWEAFRTALDGQMRRVHEHFERIFSTPQTGRTEGMDGLLRAWRDADGDALRERLAESGYDEPEAAATELAALAKSPTTRTLTETARQRLDQLIPLLAQAAAGQEAPAQTLTRALGVVQAMAGRSVYLSLLVESPLALSQLVRLCAASPWIAQQLAKMPLLLDELLDPRSLYAPPDREGLARELEVALAEVADDDVELLMDRLRQFKAAQVLKVAAADVTGTLPLMRVSDQLTWIAEAILDRVLAAARRQLSARHGPPWLAAEGREAGFGIVAYGKLGGIELGYGSDLDVVFLYESGSGEQLTRGAKPIDNPVYFARLAQRVIHLLTTLTSAGALYEIDMRLRPDGAAGLLVSSLDAFAVYQRGQAWVWEHQALVRARFIAGAPAVGERFAEVRGEILCRPRERGDLRREVREMRERMWQALGSRDAALFDLKKDPGGIADIEFLVQYNVLLHAPAHPVLIRYTDNIRLLAVLAEAGIMDSATTALLTDAYKAYRDRTHALTLQAQAAVVAVGEFADLRAGVKRIWAALLGKDEDGASSA
- a CDS encoding branched-chain amino acid transaminase, with translation MTMADRDGLIWLDGEMVPWREAKVHVLTHTLHYGMGVFEGVRAYRTERGPAIFRLEDHTRRLFNSAKILGMEIPFSHEDISRAQLDVIRENKLESAYIRPMCFYGSESMGLHAENLQVHCMVAAWPWGSYLGQDGLERGIRVKVSSFSRHHINVTMCRAKSNGSYMNSMLAVKDATACGYDEALLLDTEGYVAEGSGENVFIVHDGTLYTPDLTSALDGITRRTIFAFAESFGIPVREKRITRDEVYIADEAFFTGTAAEVTPIREVDGRPIGSGSRGPITERLQKQYFDVVQGRDARYDHWLSHV
- a CDS encoding zinc-finger domain-containing protein translates to MPNPHTADHQGEFRQPNAARAVTVTAADLPLHCPMPGSALWSSHPRVYLPIDEMPPGPDGLRHAHCPYCGTEYAYKAD
- the waaF gene encoding lipopolysaccharide heptosyltransferase II, yielding MDEAGSAPRRCLIVGPSWVGDMIMAQSLFKLLAARHPEMTIDVLAPAWSEPLLARMPEVRRAVAQPVGHGRLALGERYRLGRSLRAEGYDWAVVLPNSLKSALIPWFAGIPRRTGFVGEFRYGLLNDARRLDKSALPRTVQRFAALAVPPRAPVVLEQLPLPRLSVDAESGEAAAQRLGLETGQPVLGLCPGAEYGPAKRWPAEYFAAVARHYRTLGWQSWVFGSERDREIAEAVCRDAGPGCVNLAGRTTLTEATDLMARCRAVVSNDSGLMHLAAALQRPLVAVYGSSDPGFTPPLAAAGAVRIERLGLACSPCFERECPLGHLECLRGLHPERVVRALARLAG
- the waaC gene encoding lipopolysaccharide heptosyltransferase I, with product MRVLLVKLSSLGDVIHTLPALTDAYRALPDVAFDWVVEENFAEIPAWHPAVDRIIPAALRRWRRNWRGTGVERRVFRAWLREREYDRVIDAQGLIKSAWVARLARGPRWGLDRASAREPLAAWAYAHRVRVSRDQHAVVRTRLLLAAALGYSPPDSPASYGLQRDRLPAPPVPPGGLLFLHGTTWPSKHWPETYWRELTAMAAAAGHRILLPWGSEAERARAESMAAAGGDAATVLPRCGLGDLAALIGASRAVVGVDTGLAHLAAALGTPSVTLYGATRADRTGTFGEWQVHLAADFPCSPCLARECRYRGEAAVQPACYATLGPERVWRELGALLAVDSQEAAHGA
- a CDS encoding glycosyltransferase family 2 protein, whose protein sequence is MAREPLSAVIITHNEAARIGACLDCLDFADEILIVDSGSTDGTLAIAEGRGIRVVHHDWAGFGPQKRFAVDQAMHDWVLCVDADERVSEALRASIEEAVTEPKAMVCRIARRNRFMGRWLRHGEGYPDYVIRLFHRDHAEWSEDAVHETVLTDDPVITLAGDLLHESEYGVAEYAAKQARYAHLQAERVRAAGGGSSWVRAVVSPGLRFVKFYVIRLGFLDGLPGLAHILLGCFASFLKHLDLVAGRRHGTD
- a CDS encoding glycosyltransferase family 9 protein, whose amino-acid sequence is MSDIAMPTLDVPTRPRILVIRRDNIGDLVCTLPMITALRCRYPEAHIAALVNSYNRDVLAGHPDLDAVYAYTKAKHREDGESVAGVYWRRIKLTLHLRRERFDYAVLGGANFLPRALRLARPLGARHIVGFTAPDRRGAGAIDTPVPYGSGAGLHEVEDIFRLLAPLGIKGPPPAARLAPDAVLADAIRAGLPAAAAGKPLVGLHVSARKPSNRWPVERFVELARRLHEAHDAHFLLFWSPGAPDDRFHPGDDDKAGRLAAALGPDLLTPCRTERLAELIAGLSLCDRVICSDGGAMHIAAALERPIVCLFGATDPVRWHPWATDYRLLQTPARDVSDVDVDAVLAAYAELRPLPAVG
- a CDS encoding glycosyltransferase family 4 protein, which codes for MRILLITNERSQRNGWATVALELAVRLGERHQVTVLSERGDAANPGLDLIASNGYKTPRALRRDTGDIVRRLSGERFDTIICAIEPHLPLAARLKHRLGIPHLVLIGQGTYIYYPFIRGRWRWFNRRAARAVDMLVVPSRFTADKARAWYRGPLEIVPWGVNAEAYRPLPGIDKERAFLFVGAQKPRKGVDDLLAGFARLVAEYPDTRLYLVGSPSDRYDRRMAELGIEANVVKTGVVDHEQLLGYYARCLCHVLPSVNTHDAFEGYGLVHLEANACGIPSIGSRGTANEEIIVDGVSGLLCEPHDPESVYRCLRRIVADESATRAMFASSLAHARRFTWERVIEAFEERVLPAGR